The Canis aureus isolate CA01 chromosome 15, VMU_Caureus_v.1.0, whole genome shotgun sequence genome includes the window CACCAAGGGACCCAGGAAGGgcccttccctgcctccaggAGGCCATAAGGAAGAACCATTCCAAGAATCTGACGTCTAGCTCAGTATTAGGGACAAACCTTCCAAACATCAGTCCAGGTTCCTGCCTCACAGAAGCCCAAGCTgaaccccaccccaaccccacccccgcAAGGCAGCAGGTAGGGTCCCTGCAGCTCACATGGGGGCTGTGCCTTCACTCCTTTTAAACACCAGCACCTACAAAGCAACCACCAGCCTTTTACTACAGGACCCAATGAAAAGTGGAGGGAAAGCTGAGCCTGGTGAAGAGCAACAGGGAAAACCAGACCTGGTCCAGGTCCCCTCCCAGTGTCCATGTCGCCGCCATCTGATCACCAAGGCGAAAGACATAAGGGAGGGGAGAAAACCCACACACCTTGGGATGAATCCTGTTATTTATGCTTGCTGCACAGACAATATTAgaccccccctcaaaaaaaaaaaaaaaaaaaaaaaaagcttcgtATTATTCTTCCACATATGCTGGCTGCTGTTTACATACCCTGCCCATGCCTTAGCACTGGAGAGCTTTCTGCAATACGCtggggaaaagggagggaggggatgaaAAGTGccaaagaaaacatgtttttaaaagctcGGGTTTTATACAATAGAATGTTTTTTAGCAGATGCCTcttgttttaatatattaaaattttgcaAAGCCCTTTGAGCTATATAACTTTAGTCCACCCATGGTCCTTTTGTTATGAGGTAGAGGATTTTAAAACCCCCAACCCCATACACAAGAACCCATCAATCTACAAATGACATAGGGCCAGGAGCCGCCCAATTCCTGTCCTCTGAGGGCTGATAGCTTTCAAAACACCAACCACTCcacatgagcaggaagggcctGGCAGGCCTGGAGCAGCAGTGTATCCAATACAAACCAGGAGAAAGCCTGGCACCCTCCAACCTGTCTAGGAGGAAAGCCATCCCTCGTAGTATGAACATCTGCACCTTCCTCCCTGGCACCAACAGATGGGATTCTCTCCAAACCCACTGTCCCTGCACTGCTCCCAGCTACTACTCCAGGACCCAGGGTCCAATTAACTGCACAGAGTCCCATGGTtactttaaataagaaaaaataaatatctcaggACTCACATACACTCACTTCTCCAGAAGTGATAGGTCTATTGTCAAGCTGCTGCAGGAATGGTGTGAGTGCTCCCCTGGATGCACATCAGGGAGGGTTTGATACCCCTATGGCAGCCTGTCTTGCAGCCTGAGCTTTCTGAAAGTCCCTAACTTCCTGAGGAGTACGCAGATACTGCTCTATTTCACTATCAGAAATGTCCTCATCTCCGGTGACTGTGGAGatagggggtgggggacagatcCGCTTCGGGGGCTTCAACATGCAAGGTGGGAGAAGAAGGGCAGGACTAGCTGGTCTCTTGCCCTCGGGCCGATCTAAGGAACTCGTCGCTGCCTCCTCTtttccctgccctgggctcttgccccaaccctgctgctgcttctccccgGCTTCCAACTCTGCTGTTCCGTCTCGAAAGGCCTTGCGAACCAATGTGTGCCGGTGCTGGAGAAGGTCACCAATGTGCTTCACCACAGACCGTTTGTCAAGCCTCAGAACCTGCAGCCAGGCCAGCTGCTCGGCCATCCGCAGCAGCACAGCCAGCAGCTCCTGCAGGCGGGAggaagcagggcagggcaggtccACATTTGCCAATTTACAAAATCGGGCAAGTGAACAGGTCAGACGCTCCGAAGGCTGCAGTGACTGCCAAGCCAGGAAGGTAGCAGCGGTGATGACAGGCAAGGGGTGCCGCCCGGTCACCAACCATGTCTCGTCTGCCAGCTCCACCAACTGCAATGTTCGCGACAGCATCTTCTCTTTGTCCTCCACATATTTGGCTGGAACAGACGGGGAAGCTTGGAACAGTTTgaagctgaaaaaagaaaatgagagtctGGTCTCCATGCCTACAGGGGAGAGGGCTGCTCTTCCAAAGCAAGGAAAAGGAGTACACTCGCAGTgggcaagctcttctctcctcttGGAATGCTCAAGTTCGCTGGCCAGGTACGGAGTTCATAGAGGTGCAGAGAGAAGACAGGCTGAGTCTTCTACTTGTGCAGCGAAGGGCAGGAAAATGCACAAGAAAGCTCACATTTGTCAGCACCTCCACCGGCCATCATTCTGAGCGCTTTACAAATGTTCTCCTGTCATCTCCTCTACACCCCACTAAAAAtacatatagtttaaaaaaaactggcCCATATTCATCCAGCTAAGAAGTAACCATGCAAACCCAAAGCCACTTAACACTGATAACCTTTGCtttatactgtatttttcagaagaaagaaaacaccacagctacttaaaaaaaagacattagttTCTGCTTCCAGCCCCATGACTAACATCCTGTTGCCTCCATTCACAGATGATCCTGCTGAGGCAGGGCTGGTGCACACAGCCAAGCGGGCTATGCACAACACAAGAGCCACAACTCAGTGGCCCTCTGCCAAGGCTGACACCTACTTTGCTTATGTCATTAGGTTGCAGTGAGGGCAAAGGGATTTGGAAATGACAGCAgtctagaaatgtaaaatgggatTAACCTTATTAGTACTGGGCACAAGAGAGGGAGACTACATTTTTCTCCCAAATTCCTTTAAATGGGCTTTGGTGAAAAAGAGACAGCAAAGCTCAAAGGACTGGGTTCTAAGGAGCCAGCCTGTCCCAGAGTTTGCCAGCGGGCAGCTTACCTGCTACAGTAAGTCTTCACCAGGTCCGCCAAGCAGAGGGATGGCACATCCAGCCCCAGGAGCTTCACTATCTGCATGTAGGTGCCAGAAAACACTTCCAAATCTGCATACAGCAGGGCGCAGATGGTTCCCATGGTGAGGGGCCAGTTATGCTGTCGGCAGGTAATTAAGACACAGCAGCCAACCAACACTTCCTTCTTTTGCAGCCTGGCAGCACGGATGCCAGAGTGCCGGTACGCTTGCTGGTAGTAGGCAACTGCTGTGTCCTCAAAGGTTGATGGCAGCTGCAGAACTCGACAGAGGTCTCTCACTCTGCGGAGACCTAAGAAAGCCCACAGcaagagttggggggagggggggtgtcaaAGTCAAAGGCACTACTGTGCAGCTCCTAGCAATTTCTGCTAAACTTGCCTCCAACACCAGATACACAAATAATGTAACTTTCTAAAATGACAAGAGTGACATTTGGTGAGGTCATTCTAAAGGCACAAAGAAATCTGTGCAAAGAAGTTACATTTCAACCCACCATTCTTTGGAGGTCAGTCTGATTCAGAGCCA containing:
- the BRF2 gene encoding transcription factor IIIB 50 kDa subunit, giving the protein MPGGGRCPDCGSAELVDDSHYSQSQLVCSDCGCVVTEGVLTTTFSDEGNLREVTYSRSTGENEQVSRSQQRGLRRVRDLCRVLQLPSTFEDTAVAYYQQAYRHSGIRAARLQKKEVLVGCCVLITCRQHNWPLTMGTICALLYADLEVFSGTYMQIVKLLGLDVPSLCLADLVKTYCSSFKLFQASPSVPAKYVEDKEKMLSRTLQLVELADETWLVTGRHPLPVITAATFLAWQSLQPSERLTCSLARFCKLANVDLPCPASSRLQELLAVLLRMAEQLAWLQVLRLDKRSVVKHIGDLLQHRHTLVRKAFRDGTAELEAGEKQQQGWGKSPGQGKEEAATSSLDRPEGKRPASPALLLPPCMLKPPKRICPPPPISTVTGDEDISDSEIEQYLRTPQEVRDFQKAQAARQAAIGVSNPP